The segment tagaatTTTGTTAAGTTACGTACCTTTCCGTATCTAGAATATTCTACGTATTGTTCTGTTTGTGCTAGTAAAAGAGAAGGTGGTAGAGTATCAAGATGCTCTTCACCACCGTATGTACTGATTATACTGTCGCGAGCCTTGTCTTTTAATTCATCGCGCTTTTTATCATATTCCTGTTTAAGTAGTTCCAGTTTCGTGGGTTCAGCAAGTAAATGAACATCGACACCCCTTTCATGAGCTTCCCATGCGAACAATTGAGCATTCGCATGACGTTGCGTGTCTCCGGAGAAACGAGcaaagttttcgcctttataaTCCACTCTGTAATAGAATGTAATAGGTATTGAGATAGTCCGTTTGTTTGAAACTCGTAAGATAAAGATACGTACTCTCGTTCTGTTCCAGTATAAGGATTATCGCGCATAGATCTTGTTTTAGGATCGTAATACGCGGAATTCGGATCCAAATTTCGAAGATATTTTGCTGTGTCTTCTCTAATTCTCAGATTCCTAACAGTAATACGTTGTTTGGAATCTACTTTTGTCCCTGGCATATCAACTTCGTCTACATATTTATCCTCGTCTTTATCCGAATCTTGTTCGTCATTCTCTTCTGCGTTTAGCTTTTCTGCGCGCATTTGTCTTTTAGCTTCTTCGATTTTTTGATATTCTTCAACAATGGCTCTGTGCTCCGACGGATCATAACCAGCCCACCTACAACAAACAACAAAATTACATGGAATTATAACTTTGTGATTCATTCTCAAAAATAAATAGACACAAAACACAGTTAGATTACCTATCTCTTTTACCATCGTAGTCCATTGATAATTCAGGCTGGCCAAATTCATCTGAAGCAATGTTCGCGTTTGTATATTTGGCTCCAATTTTACGTGGACGCTCCATGCATTCCTTTCTTTTGTGAGTCATAGCACCACAGTTCTCGCAAGCTCCTTTACGATACTTTGTTACTAATTTGGAAGAGTCGACACCTCGATTATACCATTCGTCTATTCCACTAAATTGTTTTTGTTTCTCTGGTTGTGGTCTTTGATGTTTCAAAGTAGGACccttgaaacatttttatacaaaaatattaattgtCGAAAGGATATTTTTTAACGTAAAATTACCGATAGAACTACTGAGATACCTGTGCTCCAAAATACCACGGTGTAGCACTAATATACTGTGGAATATGTGGATTAATATCTTTTCCTTCTTCATCTACCGCTGCTGGTGCTGTACCAGCTTTTCTTGCTTCCTCCAACTCCTTTGCTTTTCGCCAATCCTCTCTACTCTTTTTCCTCGGTTCATCCTCAAAATTACTTGTATTCTTTATGATTTTCGATACAGGCACATTGGCTAATGTGTTAGCCATCTTTACCGAATAGCAGATTAGCGGATAACTTGTGAAGGCGTTTAATCTTATGTTTATAACGATTCTTTCATTTGATGTTCCATTTCACGAAACACTACCTATGTAAACAGTGGTTAAAGAAGCGCTTGTGGATTCCCACCCAGGATTCCTCCGCtaggtggcgccacgtacaatttccggcaaaatctgcaaacagcgccattacctcgtagtggcgaaacgcccaagcttgtagccgattggTTTCGGCTTTCCACCGCCAGGTGGCGCTGGCGACCACGACTCGGTCGGTAACGTTTGGCAAACAGTTTGAGCATTATGCCGCTACGGCcagtggcgctattttcagattttcagaAGCAGAGGATACCTGCCGCTTATTGCACTACCCCTTATGGGAatatcggcaagaatcatttgttctGGTCTTTAGGGGTTGGATAttagcagagaggaaatgagagtgctaaCGCCCGGTATTTTAGTgtcaggctaaaaagatgatgcagatgctggtccaggctaaaaggATGATGATgaagaaaagtggggacactaaaaccccgagcgtgagcactctcatttcctctctgtgcGTATGTTGTTCTTTGTACGACGTGAAGTTGGCTGTGAAAAGGGAAAAATGGCGGACAACGATGTCAACGGTGATTCGGATGAGGCGCAGCAAGAGAAGTCACAGAAAAAGGCAGCGAAATATGACAGCGGCGCGGCAGATTTGGAGAAAGTGACAGATTACGCGGAGGAGAAAGAAATATCTTCCTCCGATGGATTCTCTTGCGTGAGTGTTTCACAACTACTTAATTTTCCACGTGTTTACGATTCTGAACAATTTTGTCCCGTTTTGCTTTGCAACGATACAGATCTGCGTTTTCCAAAGTCGTTGTCTGCACCTTACCATTTGACTGTGCGCAGAGTTTAATATTCGCAATTGGATCTGTTCAAAGGAATAGCTAACAAGGTCTAACCTATAAGTTGTGTACATGTTTCGCACAGTCATTAATAATGTTCGAAAACAACGTAAATGTTGAGAACACGACACAGCGTTAATAGTTattctttcaaaattatttcagaaaaattcagTCTGCTCCGCTAGCGCTGAATATAAAGGATTATAACCttacttttaatattgtttTCATGCTTATGGCAACTTGTATTGTCTTTTACACAGGCATTGAGCTTAATCGGAGACCAAAGAACTAAGGAAGCAGCTGAGAAAAAAGCCAGAGAAAAGGAATTGCTAAAGGTTCCTATTAAAAAAGAAGACGTCGATCTGATCGTAAGACAATGGATATTAAAGGTATTGCCCGGTTAttgcatttattaaaattgtcccGATCTCGTTTCAGGTGAAGGAGATGGAAATCAGTCGGAGTACCGCGGAGCACACACTCAGAGAACACAGAGGAAACGTTGTGGAGGCATTGATTACACTGACAAACTGACTGTACTGTACTGGCTCTAAACGAACAATTTTCCTAAATCTCGATTCTATCGTGATTTATGCGGTCTTAGGAATTGTTATGACTTTGGTTTCTTAATATTTATTCGTacatattacaaaatatattctatgcgaTTCTGTACATTCTGCtgttaatttttctctttcgaTACCCGTGATTAAGTAAGGTCCCTTATTGGAACAATAGCATTTCGCCGACGTGCGTGCTAAAGGatattttcaattgaatgaaaaaataattgcgGCACTGATTACATTCGTTATCAGAGAGTTTCCTCTTGATAAGATTGTAACCTTTATATGATCGAGAAGTCcagaatattttttagtgtGAAGCGACATGTTTTACTGGTTGCGAACGATGGTCTCGGTACTTGTACTTTGAAATCGGTGAAAGGTATCAACAGAGTTGCGCGGATTATTATCTTCGACGCGTTCTTCGGCACGGAACTTGTTTCTGTGGGGAACGACTACGTGTATATCTTGAACAATAATCAGCAATAATTCACGCGATCATATGAACTTCTAGACTCCAAAGACCAACTATTTTTGGAACTGTTCGAGATGGTTACAGTGAGTCAACTAATCAATTACCCAGGTATGTACATACTAGTTTTCGTCTGCGTGCGTGGATATCTGAAACGAAATGTTAAACAGACGTTTGGTACTCGTGGCAGAATTAAATAATTCGCTGCGTCCATTTGCGAACACGGAACATACGACAAAGTTCGAAGACAAACGCAACGGTAACGGTagcgacaacgacaacgacaacgacaacgacaacgacaacgccAACGGCAAAGGTGAGACCAattcaagaaaagaaaaaaaagagactatgagattaaaaatttgtttataccTCTGTTTTCTATGGCGTACTAATCATCATTCTGCTGGCCGCGAAAACTAAACGATTGCATCCTTTAATGGTAAGACCGATTAGTCGTTCGAGCGCAAAACCGCCAAGTGACTTATCAACCGACTGACTCTTTGTTTCTTCGTTTGCAGGAACGGAGAAAGATATTAACGTGATCACAGCGACGCAAATTATAGTTATACTGTTGTTTGCATTTGGTATTCTTTTTGCTCTTCTAATGTATTGCAAAACATTCAACAGGTAGGAACGAATCTCTTTCTCGGTTATTGATCGCGTTTATAGCTAAAATATCGAAAATCAAGATTTATACACGAGTTTTGGGAGCTCTGCCGAAAGATCCAAAGTTCCGCGTTGATAATGCCTAGGCGATATGAATCTCGCTATTAAGTATTTGCAGGTTGAGTCCAACGAGATACTTGGATCGAAGTCGTTTCGGTAACAACGAAGACGATGAACAAACGGACACGGATTCACTGTATTGCTACGCGATAAATGAATCCAGGGAGAGACCGCCGTCTTACACTGAATCATGCAACGCCCCACCCCTTTATGGGTCACCTTTCAACAGGGTAAATTGATCCCTAATTTCATCTTCTCCTAGAGGTATTATCCCCGCGATCAATTTATAGCCAACCGCGacagcgcgtttaacgaattcaTCGCCGTTCATGAATCATTTATCTCGCcgataataaaaacgaaaacAGAATGGTCGGTTGTTATCGTCGATGCGTCAAGCTAATTAACATGCAGATGCAAGAACGATTTCGAACAGGACAACCTACAGAATCAATACGATGCAGTATAAACCTTTATTAcgagtaaattattattttcctttTGCTATCacataaaaatcgaattttatttggaAACGCGACACCAAGATATATGTTATATTTTCTAGGCGTCTATGCTCGAAGCACCACCGGTCTACCCGGACACCCCTAAGCTATCGGATAGGGTGCACGGCCAAGGTTTCCCAGTAACTAATCACATTTAAAGCTTACAACAAAGGACCCCCGATCATCTGTACAGATACATTTATAATAACGCGAGAAATTTCGATTTGTTAAAGCGGCGAATAAACATAAAGTTTTGTGATAACGTTCTTCTCGTTGTCaatcccctcccctctcctcctctttctctctctctctctctctctctctctctctctctctctctctctcactcactcactctctgTGCTTCGCAACCACAACGCGAAAGTACCAGGGATAATGAAAAATCACTGTAAAAGTTGTCACGATTATATAATGAAAATGTCATTTATTTGATGTGGTGCAATGACTTAAAGTAAATGGAAAAATGAACGTTTGTATGAGCTGGGTTCGATGATCACAACGATGCCGTGTATAACATCGGCGAGCTACCACTGCTGAACTATTCGTTACAAAAAAGCTTTCTTCGGGTTTAAATGCAATATACAACGGAAGTGTGTATCAGACAGCAGCGCAGTAGTAGCTAACACGACACGGGCACGCTGCTTTTCCATGATGAGGTAACACTTGTCTTAATTGTACTTAGTTTATCAAATTATCCAGTCATACGCTTATGCAGATTGGTTCGAAGAATTGCATCTAATGTATCTTTTTGTTTCTTGTTCAccctcaccctctctctctccctccccccctctctctctctcgcgcgcctCTCTTTGTCGAAATCTGTTCTTTTTTTCTGCGTTTTccatttctctctttttttttaggaaaaagaCATTCAACGTTACGAGTTTTGTTTTCGTGAGATATTTCGCCGTACAGTCCCAAAGATAGAATGGGTAGAATTGGACGTAGATTTCGTTCGTTATCGATAATCGTtacccctctctcactctttctttctttctctctcacacatGCACACGCgcgctctctcactctctttccgtatctatcctatctctttCATTCTCTCCACGAAATGTTAAAATCTGAGCGAGCACGGCCAAATCTGTTCCTTAAACCgcttatacaatttttaatttctcgttTCTTCTcttgtttcttgtttttttgcgtttttctttttaaatttgcgTTCATACTTCGTCGCCTTatatttgttgttgttgttgccaTTTTTTAGTTTCATTTCAAGCTCTAACGGTCTACGGACTCGAAATAAACGTCTTGTAAAAAACGGTGGAAAAACGTTCCCTAACTATGTTTCCCATAGGAtcttttttgttgttttatttCCCTCGGTCGTTCTTTGAGCCTGGACAAGAAAATGGGATACGCGTGTACGCGCGTCTCCAATCGAAATAGGATGCGCATTTGTGCGCGCACGAGTCAAGGCTCAAAGATAAACACGCAAAAAGTATGCTCTAATCCGTATTTTAATTTGTCGACAATGTACATATTACATAGTTTACTTAAAGCATTCGCTAGTGTTTCAAGGAACATGAGTTTAGCACAGTctgtaaaatagaaataaattatagTTGGTTATTGTACCCTTCATAAAAGTATGTGGTTCCGTTTTTTCGGTTTTGTTCGGTTCTTATAAAATACAGTTTAGATATGTACAGAGTAAAAA is part of the Halictus rubicundus isolate RS-2024b chromosome 10, iyHalRubi1_principal, whole genome shotgun sequence genome and harbors:
- the LOC143358270 gene encoding huntingtin-interacting protein K, yielding MADNDVNGDSDEAQQEKSQKKAAKYDSGAADLEKVTDYAEEKEISSSDGFSCALSLIGDQRTKEAAEKKAREKELLKVPIKKEDVDLIVKEMEISRSTAEHTLREHRGNVVEALITLTN
- the LOC143358269 gene encoding uncharacterized protein LOC143358269 → MVTVSQLINYPELNNSLRPFANTEHTTKFEDKRNGNGSDNDNDNDNDNDNANGKDINVITATQIIVILLFAFGILFALLMYCKTFNRLSPTRYLDRSRFGNNEDDEQTDTDSLYCYAINESRERPPSYTESCNAPPLYGSPFNRASMLEAPPVYPDTPKLSDRVHGQGFPVTNHI
- the Slu7 gene encoding pre-mRNA-splicing factor Slu7, which translates into the protein MANTLANVPVSKIIKNTSNFEDEPRKKSREDWRKAKELEEARKAGTAPAAVDEEGKDINPHIPQYISATPWYFGAQGPTLKHQRPQPEKQKQFSGIDEWYNRGVDSSKLVTKYRKGACENCGAMTHKRKECMERPRKIGAKYTNANIASDEFGQPELSMDYDGKRDRWAGYDPSEHRAIVEEYQKIEEAKRQMRAEKLNAEENDEQDSDKDEDKYVDEVDMPGTKVDSKQRITVRNLRIREDTAKYLRNLDPNSAYYDPKTRSMRDNPYTGTEREVDYKGENFARFSGDTQRHANAQLFAWEAHERGVDVHLLAEPTKLELLKQEYDKKRDELKDKARDSIISTYGGEEHLDTLPPSLLLAQTEQYVEYSRYGKIIKGQERHVIRSKYEEDVYPNNHTSVWGSYWHAGTWGYKCCHSFVKNSYCTGEAGKRAFDAKVTENKKTTEVENSDDGKEDTPDEKSSSSDSSSDEEEKRPKTIKRSKSSKKKDKKRKQKERKQKEKMAKKEEEDKLQQALQKERENQERAEKLLGIDERKRPYNSMYEVQEPTVEEIEAFQMKRQREDDPMAEFLNK